The genomic region GCACTCTCCTGCATTTGGAGCCCTAGCTTCTCCCACCTAcctgcatttggcatcaaatctcccgcattctgaccattggtgagTGTGACTAATGGGAGTGACTATAGGTGTGCCTGTTCTGTATAACTGTAGGTGTGTAGGACATAGTAAAtacttgatatcaatgtatacCTAGACGTTTATGTGTGCCAGCTCCTCTCTCCATCCGGTTTTCTATATTTGGTCATAATATAGAAGGAGAAGTTGGTCTTGGGAAACTATAAACACGCATACCATACGTATTACCATGGAGGTGCTATAAAAATCCTTCTGCATGTGGTACTGTACTCTGAACAGAAGCTATAAGTAAAGCCTATTTTTCTAAAGCGAACCAGCTGCTTAGCAGAGCAGAGAGATATGCTAAAAAATTGCTTGCTAGTCCTATACCATCTGCGTCCTCAAAAACGTACATGTATGCATCTTTTATGTAGTTCTTCGTTAGACATTTAACTCAATTACCATATTACCCCACCTAGAAGGgcagggctcttattagaacatttggtactatgtgcctttgtacagtgtcattagggaatagggtagaagccatggaattccctgcAGGATCACAGACAAAGGAAGGAAAACATAACTGAAAGTTAGTTCTGATGATAGTTTACAGCATTTCTAACTGATACACAGAGCAGTCGTCactaaaaatttatttgtggaggaagcaaccaaatcaCAATAATAAATACGACTATCAGCGATGAATGTTTTCTTGGGTTTGCAATCTtccagggaattccatggcttctaccctattccctaaccacactgtacaaaggaaCATAGTAGCAattgttctaataagagcccctGCTCTTCTAGGCGGGGTAATGCGGTAATAACTTCACACATTCTACAAAAGCCCTATTTGTAAGCAACCCTAGATGGTCGTAAATTTTTGCAATCTGTAATCCACTTATCATTCCAGAATCCTGGCAGATGAATCAATCCTTGACTCTAGTACTGACTCTTTTCTTATCTACACTTAaacatttattgatatcaatgtgctATTGTAAGCGTGGCTAACAATTTTatctcccgcattttttccGTTTGATTTAGCTAGGTATATGTGCATTGCAACAGATGCAAAATACGAGTACGAACATTGAGGTATTGCAAGCTACCTGCAGTGGTCAGTAGCTAAACTTGGAAGTAGACTGGCACGAGCGAAGTCTAGAAACAAACTAGCACAATGAGTAGTTTAGAGGTGTTTAGACGTACTTACGTATGCGAATCTGGCACGGCAGTGTAGCTCCTCATGGCGCATAGGTTACTGTAACTACCCTTGTGACACGTTTCGCATTGCTTCAAGAAAGCAGACGTCGTTACACGCTCGTGATCGTCAACAGAAGCTATTGCCCAATCTGAAAGTGCTCACTGTCTTTGACAGACCCGCTCCCGCGCGCGCAGTTGGAGAAGATTGTCACGTGGTTTAGCCTATCACGTGCGTAGGCCTTGTGTGCTTCGATATGGCGGGAGACTGTGACAGCAAGACGTGGGATGCTTTCAACCATCTCATGACTTGTTCCGACGTGGAAAGAATACGCAAGGTGTTGGCTCGCCACGAGTTTTTCAAAATGAGCTTGGAAATCCCGGGAGATATCGTAGAATGTGGCGTTTTCAAAGGCTCCGGTCTGCTTTTGTGGGTGAAACTTTTACGCATCTATTGCCCTGGCTCTGCAAAGCGCGTCATCGGCTTTGATACGTTTGGAGCCGTACCAGAGCTGTCGGGTGACGACGCAGACAAGATGACGGGTCTCTACCATGAGTCTGGACTTGCACAGTGTGTTACCGTCGAGCAGATTGAAAGGATGGTTCAGGATGTGACGGGGAGGAAAGAATCCTGTCTACTCGTCCCGGGAAATATTTGTAAAACGGCTCGTCAATACTCAGAGCAGTTTCCAGGCGCCAGAATTAGCTTGCTACATATGGATCTTGATGTAGAGGAACCAACAGTGGCAGCTTTGGAAGCTTTGTGGCCCATCGTTTCCAGAGGAGGAATGATAGTGTTTGATGAATATGCAATCCACAAGTGGTCTGAGAGTCGAGGAGTTGACAAGTTCTTTGCTAATCATCCTGAAGTTACACTGAAGACTCTGCCATGGGTCAGGACCCCATCTGCTTACTGTATCAAGCCATAACCATGTACTTGCACGTATTGACAAGAAACGCTGTTTGGCTACACATTTTGAACAGTAGGAGTAAACTAGAATTCTcatattgcttgtttgtctttcatcATATTTAACTAACACTACTTGGCAGGTATCACACTCTCCACACTCCATGTGGAAAGAGTCTTTCCCTGTAATAGGAATGACAGCAGAGCTTGCAGTAAACACCAAACAGCTACAGTCagatgtcagttatccgaacACTTTGGGACCCGACCCTAAAGCTAACGTTAAATCTCCTGGTGCTGAAGCAGGGTCCCTGGGCCTCCCATGCTCGTTCATTTAACCAAATACATGGATACTGAACAACAATTGCGCAAACACCCAAACTTGAATGCACTCTATAAAGTAATAGTGAGAAAGTCGATTACCATATAATGCTACTAACTACTAAAAAGTAGTACATCTTTCTGCCCATGCACATAACACTTTACAATGTGTACTTCTAGAGGGCATCCAAGGCATTCTGTGTCTGGTctgactgtacatgtatgtacttaTCAAGTTTACAAGCTTCAAAAACACAAAGTGTACTATGCAATTTCTGAAAATCGGCATCTTTCATTGGAatgccaattaattaacaggcGTTTACACATTTAAAAAATTGTGGTCTCTACATACACTAATTTGCTTTGTTAAAAAGAAAAGCCAGCATTCATACAAAACCAAATTTTATCAAAGCATGAGCAGTCACTAATACTAGCAATCTGCAATGTTGAATGGCAGCTAGATAACAAAATCGAAATTTACAGAATTGCGGTATGCAGACGACAACAGCAGTGGTACAGTGTAGCTGATCAGACCACCTGTGTACACCTCACAATCATCTGTTGTTCCAGATGATCGATAAACAATTATACCTAACTCAATGCAGCATATGGCCAAACCCGTCCAAGTACTCCATGATAACAGTGTGACAAAAGACATACTGCTCCTACAATAACGTAGTACATACAAAACAGTCAGTAAGGAACAGACACAACTGGACACATACCAGAGTCTGAACTATTCCAGGATGCTGAGTTCGCAATACTTTAATTCTGCTGAACACATCTATGACACCTTCAACTTGTAACGACTCGATGAGCGACAATAACGCACAGAAAGTGCCAGTTCGACCAATACCATTACTGACAAAAAACAACTATGGAACCATTCACAGTATGATCAGACATTGCTGCCTTACTTGCAGTGAACTGTCAATGTCCTGTTGCCTGTTTTTCTTTGTATCTTCTGCACCTGAATAAGAAGATCTAATAGCTGAGTTGATCTTGACGGAGATTTTCCTTCCTGCCAACTCGTGAACTGAAACTGTGTCACCGTCTTTTTCTCTGAATCCTGCACATGTCGCACTGTCAGTCTTACACTGTGAGCGACTAGAAGATCGTTAACCTTGGACATTGTAATCCGTCGAATGCTGTACTCCACACCTGGCATTTCAACTTCCATAGTTACCATAATAGAGCCATGTGTAGCACTTCCTGAAGATGGCCAGTACTGACAACACATGTCCTGCATCATGAATATTAATGATCATTAGACAAGTTCCATACAAGGTACAGCAAGTTTCTACCATGCCCCCTTCTTCTAATTTAGTTAACATGACAATAGTCTGACAGTCTTGCTGCCAGATCATTTGCCAAAAGTCAGCCACAGTTGAGACAAGAGGACCTTGAGTGACAATGAAAGCATCACGTTTGAGATAGCTCTAGAAAAACAGCACAAACAAATCCACATGGCTGCATGCAGTACAACAACAGATCAAGTTACATCCACAAAACTGGCATTGATGTAGTCTGATCCAACCAGTGCATTCTCAGATGAATCATCCTCTTCAGTACTGCTCTCCAACTGAAGAACAACTCTTCTATCATCCACTGCGTACATTATATTCCATGtacacaaaaataaacaaacccAAACAGAAATTGTAACGAACATGGTATGATATCTTGATATCGATTCTTGTCATGGACAGCTGGGTCACTTCCAAATTGACAGTTGTGTCTCTGCACTGCAGGAGTAACAGCATGTAGCACCTGCACAACCAATTAGAATCACAAGCAAAAGTATGTACTGCATGCACTTGCATGTCTACCTCAAACTGTTGTTTAAATCCATCCTCAGACTCTCTGTCTGCAGACTGGAGGCTTCTGACATATTCCTGAAATTCTGTAATCTTTATCTCTGTGCTGCCACTGAGAAATGCTTCCGATAGCACATCATGGATGAACACATACTGAGCCTACGCATGTTTATTAAATACaagaaattaataaaaattagatGAAACTGACACACCTCGGTCTGCACCATATTCTGACGTCGAGTTCGTAAAGTTGCTACACAATGATAGATATCAATAAGCTCACCATCTTCAGCACGATCTAGCATTGTGTCAATCACGATTAACGTTCCAGTGCGACCAACTCCAGAACTGTCATACAAAAtttcattcatttatttgaCTAGTTTGATTGTTGATTCTTATCATAACCTGCAGTGCAATACAATGGGTCCTTCGTCTGCAGAGTGCTCTCTCTGAATTCTCTTCCAGAAATAAAGTAAAGATGCTGAATGTGCTGGAACACCATGACCTGGCCACAACATAAACTGACAATGCTTTACAACACGTGA from Corticium candelabrum chromosome 10, ooCorCand1.1, whole genome shotgun sequence harbors:
- the LOC134185846 gene encoding uncharacterized protein LOC134185846; amino-acid sequence: MAGDCDSKTWDAFNHLMTCSDVERIRKVLARHEFFKMSLEIPGDIVECGVFKGSGLLLWVKLLRIYCPGSAKRVIGFDTFGAVPELSGDDADKMTGLYHESGLAQCVTVEQIERMVQDVTGRKESCLLVPGNICKTARQYSEQFPGARISLLHMDLDVEEPTVAALEALWPIVSRGGMIVFDEYAIHKWSESRGVDKFFANHPEVTLKTLPWVRTPSAYCIKP